A region of Parabacteroides pacaensis DNA encodes the following proteins:
- a CDS encoding relaxase has protein sequence MIGKAKSISHGINDIRYITGESRNKKHPELIYHVEDNLLPCRLDAQGVWDMMKAHAPKGKNVIRVEISPAKEHTEHFTLKDWEKLWDDFVREYDSMEFRNRQGEIYSHKTNLAGSISTVWLHLESKSGIPHLHAAVCRKDNEGRTNNDHNIHLRAQYAAERVARKRGWTTAMEIRRANADEVAAELIGILRSMPSWSWDDYVARVRTKGYTLEERRDKKDVLRGYTVGIGDVIYKASELGKGRNLMASKIEATWNRLHNQSVTELEQNDKKVKTLAATSPEAKPETVCDRPVIDYSAWREGTSRYELAHDGRDYRFYIPDNVMQLFDDEFDYRKTANHKELTDYAVALFVGMMSVPAVPSGGGDGSSNDLPWGRKEDEDEMERARRCARAAIKKFGKKPKSSIRR, from the coding sequence ATGATAGGCAAAGCAAAATCCATTAGTCACGGGATAAACGACATCCGGTATATCACCGGAGAGTCGAGGAACAAGAAACATCCAGAACTCATCTACCACGTCGAGGACAACCTGCTTCCGTGCAGGCTTGACGCTCAGGGAGTATGGGATATGATGAAAGCCCATGCACCAAAGGGCAAGAACGTCATCCGCGTTGAAATTAGCCCGGCGAAGGAACATACGGAACACTTCACCCTGAAAGACTGGGAGAAGCTGTGGGATGATTTTGTCCGGGAGTATGACAGTATGGAGTTCAGGAACAGGCAAGGCGAAATCTATTCCCACAAGACAAACCTCGCCGGAAGCATTTCAACCGTGTGGCTGCACTTGGAATCAAAGAGCGGAATTCCCCATCTGCACGCCGCAGTCTGCCGCAAGGACAATGAGGGCAGAACCAACAACGACCACAACATACACCTCCGCGCACAATATGCGGCGGAGCGTGTGGCCCGAAAAAGAGGATGGACTACCGCTATGGAAATCCGCAGGGCAAACGCCGATGAAGTTGCAGCAGAACTCATAGGCATCCTGCGTTCCATGCCGTCATGGTCGTGGGATGATTATGTGGCGAGGGTGCGGACAAAAGGTTATACGCTCGAAGAACGCCGGGACAAGAAAGATGTTTTGCGTGGCTACACGGTCGGTATCGGAGATGTCATCTACAAGGCTTCGGAACTCGGCAAAGGCCGCAATCTGATGGCATCAAAGATTGAAGCGACATGGAATAGGCTGCACAACCAATCTGTAACAGAGTTGGAGCAGAATGACAAGAAGGTCAAGACACTGGCTGCAACAAGTCCTGAAGCAAAACCTGAAACAGTTTGCGACAGACCTGTTATAGATTATTCCGCATGGCGTGAGGGAACATCAAGATATGAGCTTGCACATGATGGCAGAGATTACAGGTTCTATATCCCCGATAATGTCATGCAACTATTCGATGACGAGTTCGACTATCGGAAAACGGCAAACCATAAGGAACTTACCGACTATGCTGTAGCCTTATTTGTCGGCATGATGAGCGTTCCGGCTGTTCCGTCCGGTGGAGGAGATGGTTCTTCCAACGACTTGCCTTGGGGACGGAAAGAGGATGAAGATGAAATGGAACGTGCCCGCAGGTGTGCCCGTGCCGCCATAAAGAAATTTGGTAAGAAGCCTAAATCATCAATCAGACGATAG
- a CDS encoding plasmid mobilization protein gives MNTGQETAQHNEDTQSNETKRERRDSTISFRVSRTQREHIGRLADKCGMTLSDYVLARSYNYRPKARLSSRQEAVRDELVIVRSDYARYTSMLNAMPQDERRAMFRNQSWMVGALQLLGRTAETITRIIDRHFAPNRIPESPQIQKQSEPTEEP, from the coding sequence ATGAATACAGGACAGGAAACAGCACAGCATAACGAAGACACCCAAAGCAACGAAACCAAACGTGAAAGACGGGATTCTACCATCTCGTTCCGTGTCAGCAGAACGCAGCGGGAGCATATCGGACGGCTGGCCGACAAGTGCGGCATGACACTCAGCGACTATGTGCTGGCCCGCTCATACAATTACAGACCGAAAGCACGGCTGTCTTCCCGGCAGGAGGCTGTACGTGACGAACTCGTCATAGTACGGAGCGACTATGCCAGATATACCTCCATGCTCAACGCTATGCCGCAGGATGAACGCCGGGCGATGTTCCGTAATCAGTCATGGATGGTCGGTGCATTGCAACTGCTCGGAAGGACAGCAGAGACGATCACAAGGATTATCGACCGACACTTTGCGCCGAACCGGATTCCGGAAAGCCCCCAGATACAAAAACAGAGTGAACCAACAGAAGAACCATGA
- a CDS encoding helix-turn-helix domain-containing protein, with protein sequence MDNERNLMTTTEAARYLGVKPSYLYKMMMRRAIPYYKPGGKLCFFAKEDLDVWLKRVRVKSQDEIDSEATRYLAGREKNK encoded by the coding sequence ATGGACAATGAACGCAATCTGATGACCACCACCGAAGCGGCTCGGTATCTCGGAGTGAAACCGAGCTATCTCTACAAGATGATGATGCGCCGCGCAATCCCTTACTACAAGCCGGGAGGCAAGTTGTGCTTCTTCGCCAAGGAAGACCTTGATGTCTGGCTGAAACGGGTAAGGGTCAAGTCGCAGGACGAGATAGACAGCGAGGCCACGCGCTATCTGGCCGGTCGCGAGAAGAACAAATGA